The sequence AAATGAAAGAGGATTGGGAGGTACTCTTAAAACAACAGGAGGAATTATTGGAAATATTGTAGGCGTTGGGGGAGCTTTAGCCATTTATGAGTATTTTGGTTGGAGTGCTACTATATTACTTTTAGCTTTTATTACAACTATTACTCTTATTCAATTATTTTTTTATAAAGAATCTAAGTGTGAAGTTGAACATACAATCCATGATATTTCATGGAGACTTTTTTATCAATTTTGGAATAAAAAGGGGCGTTTGTTATTACTTATTTTATTAATAATTTATCCAATAGGAATGAGTATGTCCTATGCTTTACTAACTCCAATATTGGTAGATGCTGGTTATTCTTTAGATAAAATTGGGTTTATAAATGGTGTAGTTGGAAGTGTCATAGGTGTTATTGCAGCCGTTATTAGTGGTTTTTTATTAAGAATATTTTCAAGGAAAACGATGCTTATTAGTATTAGTATTTTTGAAGGTTTTGGTTTTTTAACACTATTATTTCTTGTTAATGGTCACTCAAATATTTTATTTGCTTCCTTATCTATGGGAATTATTTTTATAAGTTATAGTGCTTCTATGCCAATTATTCATGCGCTTATGATGGATCAATTATCAACAAAATCACCTACAACTGAATATGCTTTACAGTTTACACCTTTAATGTTAACAGGTGTTATTGCTAGTGTATTTGGTATTTCTTTATCTGGAATTTTTGGATATAACACGATGATTATTGTTTCCTCATTATTTTCATTTATCTCAATGATATATGTAGTATTATTTTTTAAAGGAATTATAAATGAAAGAGATTAAACCATTAATAGGGATTACTATTTTATGTGTTTCTTCAATGATGGCATTTTTAGCCGTAGTAGGTCCAATTATTAGAAAACTAAATTTGCAAGAGTGGCATGCCGGTGTTATGGTAGCACTTGCTGGTATTGCTTGGATATTTTTGTCAAGATTTTGGGGTAAAAAAAGTGATATTTTTGGAAGAAAGAATATTTTATTATTAAGTATTTTTGGATTTTTCATATCTTATTTACTCTTAGCAATATTTGTAAATTATGCTGTTATTACTCCACCTTTGGTAATTATTTCTTTTATAGTTCTAATAATAACTAGACTACTTATAGGAGTCTTTTATTCAGCAATTCCGCCAGTTTGTAATGCTTTAATAGCTGATAAAGTAAAATCTGGAAAAAGAACTTCATATATGGCTAGTTTAGGTGCCTCAAATGGCTTAGGGATGATTTTAGGTCCAATTATTGGCGGTGCATTGGCAACTTATGGGTTAGCTATTCCTTTATATGCTGCTGCGATTTTGCCTTTATTTGCTGTTTTTATTGCCCTT is a genomic window of Arcobacter sp. F2176 containing:
- a CDS encoding MFS transporter — translated: MHKCSALNIQSIFLLASLYITQYVGFSFFSVAIIAIWRKSGMPLEQLGFFSLISLVWVVKFLWAPWVDRYVTKHEGYYSSFLKIVQLLLIISNSFSSFFDVIEDKLIIIISLVLVGLLAASQDIATEGLAFKLLNINERGLGGTLKTTGGIIGNIVGVGGALAIYEYFGWSATILLLAFITTITLIQLFFYKESKCEVEHTIHDISWRLFYQFWNKKGRLLLLILLIIYPIGMSMSYALLTPILVDAGYSLDKIGFINGVVGSVIGVIAAVISGFLLRIFSRKTMLISISIFEGFGFLTLLFLVNGHSNILFASLSMGIIFISYSASMPIIHALMMDQLSTKSPTTEYALQFTPLMLTGVIASVFGISLSGIFGYNTMIIVSSLFSFISMIYVVLFFKGIINERD